A stretch of Babylonia areolata isolate BAREFJ2019XMU chromosome 23, ASM4173473v1, whole genome shotgun sequence DNA encodes these proteins:
- the LOC143298289 gene encoding protein KASH5-like, whose protein sequence is MENVIVSQLLSETDLIDILFHTCDEQNTGRVPVSALITYLHKMTGSDVQHREAVQKLALCLDPEGQNRELDLVTYRHGMHTWIEQLRTQLSDHSSADPAVGLMDEKSLSNTHLANSSSPYLKGI, encoded by the exons ATGGAGAACGTGATCGTCAGCCAGTTGCTGTCCGAAACGGACTTGATTGACATTCTGTTCCACACGTGCGATGAGCAGAACACGGGTCGTGTGCCGGTGTCAGCACTGATCACTTACCTGCACAAAATGACAGGATCCGATGTACAG CACAGAGAGGCAGTTCAGAAGCTAGCCTTGTGTTTGGACCCAGAAGGACAGAACCGTGAACTGGATCTGGTCACGTATCGACATGGTATGCACACCTGGATTGAACAGCTGAGGACCCAGCtcag CGACCATAGCTCAGCTGATCCTGCGGTCGGTTTAATGGACGAGAAGTCATTGTCAAACACACATTTGGCCAACTCATCTTCACCTTATTTGAAAGGTATATGA